A window of Hyperolius riggenbachi isolate aHypRig1 chromosome 1, aHypRig1.pri, whole genome shotgun sequence contains these coding sequences:
- the LOC137544303 gene encoding olfactory receptor 2B6-like translates to MALQKNQTFHPEILILGFEDLGEYKYPLFFLLLLLYTFSSTENLLIIFLVSKCPRLHSPMYILISNLLFCEFVYTTDLIPVMLHHILAERPVIYLLGCTVQLSVSGCVSMVDILLLTLMSYDRYLAVCEPLRYSVLMHNRLCVFLISILWLIPLVVCTVIFYFVINLEFCCPLSIDHFYCDFTPLVSLACSDIIPLVSYALWVSAILTIIPFGLIVLSYTVIIMEILRIRSSAGRQKAFSTCSSHLLVVSMGLVFVIALYLLPRSNHYLNFYKALSFTYFAVTPMINPIIYTLRNQDIKKAFQATISAVR, encoded by the coding sequence ATGGCACTTCAGAAGAATCAGACATTTCATCCTGAGATCCTGATTCTTGGCTTTGAAGACCTCGGTGAATACAAATATCCTCTTTTCTTCCTCTTACTTCTCCTCTACACATTTTCCTCCACTGAGAACCTTCTGATCATCTTTTTAGTTAGTAAATGTCCTCGTCTTCATTCACCTATGTATATTCTGATCAGCAATCTGTTATTTTGTGAATTTGTCTACACTACAGACCTGATTCCGGTAATGCTCCACCACATTCTAGCAGAGAGACCGGTCATCTACCTTCTTGGCTGTACTGTTCAGTTAAGCGTATCTGGATGTGTTTCGATGGTTGATATTCTTCTTCTTACACTGATGTCCTATGACAGATATCTGGCTGTTTGCGAACCACTGAGATATTCTGTTCTCATGCACAATAGACTGTGTGTATTTTTAATATCTATACTTTGGTTGATTCCTCTTGTGGTTTGTACAGTAATCTTCTACTTTGTAATTAATCTAGAATTCTGCTGTCCTCTTAGCATTGATCACTTTTATTGTGACTTCACGCCTTTAGTATCTCTTGCATGCTCCGATATCATACCTCTTGTTTCATATGCATTATGGGTCAGCGCTATACTAACGATCATCCCATTTGGATTGATTGTTCTATCGTACACGGTTATCATAATGGAAATCCTCAGGATACGGTCATCAGCAGGCCGACAGAAAGCCTTCTCCACGTGCAGCTCCCATCTCCTGGTGGTGTCCATGGGTTTGGTCTTTGTTATCGCCTTGTACTTATTGCCAAGAAGTAACCACTATTTGAATTTTTATAAAGCCCTGTCCTTTACATACTTTGCAGTGACTCCCATGATAAACCCCATTATTTATACTTTAAGGAATCAGGATATTAAGAAAGCTTTCCAGGCAACAATAAGTGCTGTAAGATGA